A DNA window from Enterobacter cloacae subsp. cloacae ATCC 13047 contains the following coding sequences:
- the fliI gene encoding flagellar protein export ATPase FliI — MTARLTRWLNTLDNFETKMAQLPSVRRYGRLTRATGLVLEATGLQLPLGATCVIERQDGQETREVESEVVGFNGQRLFLMPLEEVEGILPGARVYAKNIIGDGLQSGKQLPLGPALLGRVLDGSGKPLDGLPAPDTTETGALITQPFNPLQRTPIEHVLDTGVRPINALLTVGRGQRMGLFAGSGVGKSVLLGMMARYTQADVIVVGLIGERGREVKDFIENILGAEGRARSVVIAAPADVSPLLRMQGAAYATRIAEDFRDRGQHVLLIMDSLTRYAMAQREIALAIGEPPATKGYPPSVFAKLPALVERAGNGISGGGSITAFYTVLTEGDDQQDPIADSARAILDGHIVLSRRLAEAGHYPAIDIEASISRAMTALITEKHYARVRNFKQLLSSFQRNRDLVSVGAYAKGSDPMLDKAISLWPQLEAFLQQGIFERADWEDSIQALELIFPQV, encoded by the coding sequence ATGACCGCACGCCTCACTCGCTGGCTCAACACGCTCGATAACTTTGAAACGAAGATGGCGCAACTGCCATCTGTTCGTCGTTATGGGCGCCTGACCCGCGCCACCGGTCTGGTGCTGGAAGCCACCGGCCTGCAGCTGCCTTTGGGGGCCACCTGCGTGATCGAGCGTCAGGATGGGCAGGAAACGCGAGAAGTGGAAAGTGAAGTGGTGGGCTTTAACGGCCAGCGTCTTTTCCTGATGCCGCTTGAAGAGGTGGAAGGCATTCTGCCCGGCGCGCGCGTCTATGCGAAAAACATCATCGGCGATGGTCTGCAAAGCGGTAAGCAGCTCCCGCTCGGCCCTGCCCTGCTGGGCCGCGTGCTGGACGGCAGCGGTAAACCGCTCGACGGCCTGCCCGCCCCGGACACCACCGAAACCGGCGCGCTGATCACCCAACCGTTTAACCCCCTGCAGCGTACCCCGATCGAACATGTTCTTGATACCGGTGTGCGCCCGATCAACGCCCTGCTGACCGTCGGTCGCGGCCAGCGTATGGGGCTGTTCGCCGGTTCAGGGGTGGGTAAATCGGTCCTGCTCGGCATGATGGCCCGTTACACCCAGGCCGATGTGATCGTCGTGGGGCTGATCGGTGAACGTGGCCGCGAAGTTAAAGACTTCATTGAAAACATTCTGGGTGCGGAAGGCCGCGCCCGTTCGGTGGTCATCGCCGCCCCGGCGGATGTCTCCCCGTTGCTGCGTATGCAGGGTGCCGCGTATGCCACCCGCATCGCCGAAGATTTCCGTGACCGCGGCCAGCACGTGCTGCTGATCATGGACTCCCTGACCCGTTACGCGATGGCGCAGCGTGAAATCGCGCTGGCCATCGGTGAGCCACCGGCCACCAAAGGCTATCCGCCGTCGGTCTTTGCCAAACTCCCGGCGCTGGTTGAACGCGCAGGGAACGGCATTAGCGGCGGTGGCTCCATTACCGCGTTTTATACGGTGCTGACCGAAGGCGATGACCAGCAGGACCCGATTGCCGACTCTGCGCGGGCGATCCTCGACGGCCATATTGTGTTATCGCGTCGCCTGGCCGAAGCCGGACACTATCCGGCCATTGATATTGAAGCATCCATCAGCCGCGCAATGACGGCGCTGATTACCGAGAAGCACTACGCCCGCGTGCGTAACTTCAAACAACTGCTCTCCAGCTTCCAGCGCAACCGCGATCTGGTGAGCGTGGGGGCGTATGCCAAAGGTAGCGATCCCATGCTCGACAAAGCGATTAGCCTGTGGCCGCAGCTGGAGGCATTTTTGCAACAAGGCATATTTGAACGTGCCGACTGGGAAGATTCGATTCAGGCTCTGGAGCTGATTTTCCCGCAGGTGTAA
- the fliJ gene encoding flagellar export protein FliJ, producing the protein MAQNSALSTLKDLAEKEVDDAALQLGAMRRGCQQAEEQLKMLIDYQHEYRTNLNTDMTQGIGSQRWINYQQFIQTLEKAIEQHRQQLQQWTQKVDTALNFWREKKQRLQAWQTLQDRQIAAATLAENRQDQKKMDEFAQRASMRKPE; encoded by the coding sequence ATGGCGCAAAACAGCGCGTTATCAACGCTGAAAGATCTGGCTGAAAAAGAAGTTGATGATGCCGCATTGCAGCTTGGCGCAATGCGACGCGGGTGCCAGCAGGCTGAAGAGCAGTTGAAGATGTTAATCGACTATCAGCATGAGTATCGCACCAACCTCAATACCGATATGACACAGGGCATTGGAAGCCAGCGCTGGATTAACTATCAGCAGTTTATTCAGACGCTGGAGAAGGCGATAGAACAGCATCGCCAGCAGCTTCAGCAATGGACCCAAAAAGTCGACACCGCGCTGAATTTCTGGCGCGAGAAGAAGCAGCGACTGCAGGCCTGGCAGACCTTACAGGACCGGCAGATTGCCGCGGCGACGCTGGCGGAAAACCGCCAGGATCAGAAAAAAATGGATGAGTTTGCCCAGCGCGCATCAATGAGGAAACCGGAATGA
- the fliK gene encoding flagellar hook length control protein FliK, protein MITLQQLLMTDSDLSGGMQTGKGTDGAQDFLSLLAGALTDASGQGKDAPLTLADLKAAGSKLSRVAKDAGGESTLQAKIADLLARQSTQAGDETAQTTPLQTLVSGLMPAAKGDALKTLTTANSADNSKTELSEEELAGLSALMAMLPHQQTSTPIPAKGAGSEGLKATSALTATTLTQNGTSAHALGSALTGKDNVQPSFAGQAQNVDPSLPANAPATPALAVAAEKQDLASASSSSTPTATLAPIVSSHATAQPAATVATAPVLSQPLGTHEWQQNLSQHITLFAKQGQQTAELRLNPEDLGQVHISLKLDNDQAQLQMVSAHGHVRAALEAALPVLRTSLAENGIQLTQSSVSSESFAGQQQSSSQQQQQASRSGQHGGFTEESDELLPTPAALQSAASGNRAVDIFA, encoded by the coding sequence ATGATCACACTGCAACAACTGCTGATGACCGACAGCGACCTGTCAGGCGGCATGCAAACGGGGAAAGGCACCGACGGTGCGCAAGACTTTCTTTCTCTGCTGGCGGGCGCGTTAACGGACGCCAGCGGTCAGGGCAAAGATGCGCCGCTGACGCTGGCCGACCTGAAGGCGGCTGGCAGCAAGCTGTCCAGGGTCGCGAAGGACGCCGGGGGAGAGTCCACCCTGCAGGCGAAAATTGCCGATCTGCTCGCGCGTCAATCCACGCAGGCTGGCGATGAAACGGCGCAGACGACGCCGCTGCAAACGCTGGTCTCCGGGCTGATGCCTGCCGCTAAGGGCGATGCCCTGAAGACGTTGACCACGGCGAATAGTGCCGATAACAGCAAAACCGAACTGAGCGAAGAAGAGCTGGCGGGCTTAAGCGCGCTGATGGCCATGCTGCCGCACCAGCAGACCTCCACGCCGATCCCGGCGAAAGGCGCGGGCAGTGAGGGGCTCAAAGCAACGTCTGCCCTGACCGCCACGACGCTTACGCAAAATGGTACGTCTGCACACGCACTGGGCAGCGCCCTGACGGGCAAGGATAACGTGCAGCCGTCTTTCGCCGGGCAGGCGCAAAACGTTGATCCGTCCCTGCCGGCCAACGCACCGGCGACGCCAGCGCTCGCCGTCGCGGCCGAGAAACAGGATCTTGCCAGCGCGTCTTCGTCTTCAACACCAACCGCCACCCTGGCGCCGATTGTCTCCAGCCACGCCACCGCGCAGCCTGCCGCAACCGTTGCCACTGCTCCGGTGCTGAGTCAGCCGCTCGGCACCCACGAATGGCAACAGAACCTGAGCCAGCACATCACGCTGTTTGCGAAGCAAGGACAGCAAACCGCAGAGTTGCGCCTGAACCCGGAAGATCTGGGCCAGGTGCACATTTCGCTGAAGCTGGATAATGACCAGGCGCAGCTGCAGATGGTCTCTGCGCACGGCCACGTGCGTGCTGCACTGGAAGCCGCCCTGCCGGTACTGCGTACGTCACTGGCGGAAAACGGCATTCAGCTTACGCAGAGTAGCGTCAGCAGCGAGAGCTTTGCCGGGCAGCAGCAGTCTTCGTCCCAGCAGCAACAGCAGGCGTCGCGTTCCGGCCAACATGGCGGATTTACTGAAGAGAGCGATGAGTTGCTGCCGACCCCGGCAGCCCTGCAATCCGCTGCGAGCGGCAACCGCGCCGTAGACATCTTCGCCTAA
- the fliM gene encoding flagellar motor switch protein FliM yields the protein MGDSILSQAEIDALLNGDSDKSDDPQPGIGGDSDIRPYDPNTQRRVVRERLQALEIINERFARQFRMGLFNLLRRSPDITVGAIRIQPYHEFARNLPVPTNLNLIHLKPLRGTGLVVFSPSLVFIAVDNLFGGDGRFPTKVEGREFTHTEQRVINRMLKLALESYSDAWKAINPLEVEYVRSEMQVKFTNITTSPNDIVVNTPFHVEIGNLTGEFNICLPFSMIEPLRELLVNPPLENSRHEDQNWRENLVRQVQHSQLELVASFADIPLRLSQILKLQPGDVLPIEKPDRIIAHVDGVPVLTSQYGTINGQYALRVEHLINPILNSLNEEQPK from the coding sequence ATGGGCGACAGTATTCTTTCTCAGGCAGAAATCGATGCGCTGCTCAACGGCGACAGCGATAAGAGTGATGATCCGCAACCGGGCATTGGCGGCGATAGCGATATTCGTCCCTATGACCCGAATACCCAGCGTCGCGTGGTACGTGAACGTCTGCAGGCGCTGGAGATCATTAACGAACGTTTTGCACGTCAGTTCCGTATGGGGCTGTTTAACCTGCTGCGTCGTAGCCCGGATATCACGGTCGGTGCGATCCGCATTCAGCCGTATCATGAGTTTGCCCGCAACCTGCCGGTGCCAACCAACCTTAACCTGATCCATTTGAAACCGCTGCGCGGCACAGGTCTGGTGGTGTTTTCCCCAAGCCTGGTGTTTATTGCGGTGGATAACCTGTTCGGCGGCGACGGGCGCTTCCCGACCAAAGTAGAAGGTCGTGAATTCACCCACACCGAACAGCGCGTCATTAACCGCATGCTGAAGCTGGCGCTGGAGTCATACAGCGACGCGTGGAAGGCCATTAACCCGCTGGAAGTGGAGTATGTGCGTTCTGAGATGCAGGTGAAATTTACCAACATCACCACCTCTCCGAACGACATCGTCGTCAACACGCCATTCCACGTGGAGATCGGTAACCTGACCGGCGAGTTCAACATCTGCCTGCCGTTCAGCATGATCGAACCGCTGCGCGAGCTGCTGGTCAACCCGCCGCTGGAGAACTCACGTCATGAAGATCAGAACTGGCGTGAAAACCTGGTGCGCCAGGTCCAGCACTCACAGCTTGAGCTGGTAGCGAGCTTTGCCGATATTCCGCTGCGGTTATCCCAGATCCTGAAATTACAACCCGGTGACGTTTTGCCGATAGAAAAACCCGACCGCATTATTGCCCATGTGGATGGTGTCCCCGTGCTGACAAGTCAGTACGGCACAATTAACGGCCAGTATGCGTTACGCGTTGAGCACTTGATCAACCCGATTTTGAATTCGCTGAATGAGGAACAGCCCAAATGA
- the fliN gene encoding flagellar motor switch protein FliN, translated as MSDMNNPSDENSGALDDLWADALNEQKATPAKSAADAVFQQLGGGDVSGTLQDIDLIMDIPVKLTVELGRTRMTIKELLRLTQGSVVALDGLAGEPLDILINGYLIAQGEVVVVADKYGVRITDIITPSERMRRLSR; from the coding sequence ATGAGTGACATGAACAATCCGTCCGATGAAAACAGCGGAGCACTGGACGATCTGTGGGCTGACGCGTTAAACGAGCAAAAAGCGACCCCGGCCAAAAGTGCAGCGGATGCCGTCTTCCAGCAGTTAGGCGGCGGTGATGTCAGCGGTACGCTGCAGGACATCGACCTGATTATGGATATCCCGGTTAAGCTGACCGTTGAGCTGGGCCGCACCCGCATGACCATTAAAGAGCTGCTGCGTCTGACGCAGGGTTCCGTCGTGGCCCTCGACGGTCTGGCCGGTGAGCCGCTGGATATCCTGATCAACGGGTATCTGATTGCTCAGGGTGAAGTGGTGGTCGTGGCCGATAAATACGGCGTGCGTATCACCGACATCATTACCCCGTCTGAGCGCATGCGTCGTCTGAGCCGTTAA
- the fliO gene encoding flagellar biosynthetic protein FliO yields MKTQATVSQPSAVPGSPLLQVSGALLGIIAFILIAAWLAKRFGLAGKTAGTRGLKVSASTTLGPRERVVIVDVEDARLVLGVTASNVNVLHKLPPAPAISDERAEAPADFQSVMKSLLKRSGRS; encoded by the coding sequence ATGAAAACCCAGGCAACAGTATCACAACCTTCCGCCGTTCCCGGCTCACCGCTGCTCCAGGTGAGCGGTGCGTTGCTCGGTATTATTGCCTTTATTCTTATCGCCGCCTGGCTGGCGAAGCGTTTTGGCCTGGCGGGTAAAACCGCCGGGACGCGCGGTCTGAAGGTCAGCGCCAGTACAACACTGGGGCCACGCGAGCGCGTGGTCATCGTAGACGTTGAGGACGCACGGCTGGTGCTGGGCGTCACCGCGTCAAACGTCAACGTTTTACATAAACTTCCGCCCGCCCCTGCTATCAGTGATGAGCGTGCAGAAGCCCCTGCGGATTTCCAGTCCGTCATGAAGAGTTTGCTTAAGCGTTCCGGGAGATCCTGA
- the fliP gene encoding flagellar type III secretion system pore protein FliP (The bacterial flagellar biogenesis protein FliP forms a type III secretion system (T3SS)-type pore required for flagellar assembly.), with amino-acid sequence MRRLLSLTLAGVGLFAPAVYAQLPGLVSTPLAGGGQSWSLPVQTLVFITSLTFIPAILLMMTSFTRIIIVFGLLRNALGTPSAPPNQVLLGLALFLTFFIMSPVIDKIYTDAYQPFSEDKISMQEALEKGAQPLREFMLRQTREADLALFARLSNTGELQGPEAVPMRILLPAYVTSELKTAFQIGFTIFIPFLIIDLVIASVLMALGMMMVPPATIALPFKIMLFVLVDGWQLLVSSLAQSFYS; translated from the coding sequence ATGCGCCGTTTGTTATCCCTGACGCTCGCGGGCGTTGGCCTGTTTGCTCCTGCGGTTTATGCGCAACTGCCCGGTCTGGTTTCAACCCCTCTGGCGGGCGGCGGACAAAGCTGGTCGCTCCCGGTTCAGACGCTGGTGTTCATCACCTCGCTGACCTTTATTCCGGCGATCCTGCTGATGATGACCAGCTTTACCCGCATCATCATTGTCTTTGGCCTGCTGCGAAACGCGCTGGGTACCCCTTCCGCGCCGCCAAACCAGGTGCTGCTGGGCCTGGCCCTGTTTTTGACCTTTTTTATTATGTCGCCGGTGATCGATAAGATTTATACCGACGCCTACCAGCCGTTCAGTGAAGATAAAATCTCCATGCAGGAGGCGCTGGAGAAAGGCGCGCAGCCGCTGCGTGAATTCATGCTGCGCCAGACGCGCGAAGCGGATCTGGCCCTCTTTGCCCGCCTTTCCAACACCGGGGAGCTGCAGGGCCCGGAAGCCGTGCCGATGCGCATACTGCTGCCTGCGTACGTCACCAGCGAACTGAAAACCGCCTTCCAGATTGGCTTTACCATCTTTATCCCGTTCCTGATTATCGACCTGGTGATCGCCAGCGTACTGATGGCGCTCGGTATGATGATGGTACCGCCAGCCACCATTGCCCTGCCCTTTAAGATCATGCTCTTTGTGCTGGTCGACGGCTGGCAGCTGCTGGTCAGTTCGCTGGCGCAGAGTTTCTACAGTTGA
- the fliQ gene encoding flagellar biosynthesis protein FliQ, with translation MTPESVMMMGTEAMKIAIAVAAPLLLVALVTGLIISILQAATQINEMTLSFIPKIIAVFVAIIVAGPWMLNLLLDYMRNLFTNLPYIIG, from the coding sequence ATGACGCCAGAATCGGTCATGATGATGGGCACGGAAGCGATGAAAATCGCGATTGCCGTTGCCGCGCCGCTGCTGCTTGTCGCCCTGGTGACCGGTCTGATCATCAGTATTCTGCAGGCCGCCACGCAGATTAACGAAATGACGCTCTCGTTCATTCCGAAAATCATCGCCGTGTTCGTGGCAATCATTGTTGCCGGGCCGTGGATGCTCAATCTGCTGCTGGACTACATGCGTAACCTGTTTACCAATCTGCCGTACATCATCGGCTGA
- the rcsA gene encoding transcriptional regulator RcsA, with protein MSTIIMDLCSYTRLGLTGYLASRGVRKRDINDAHTVEELAAACDELKPGVVFINEDCFIHDPANSQHIKQIINQHPKTLFIVFMAIANIHFDEYLLVRKNLLISSKSIKPESLDDILGDYLNKEVKNVGAVNLPTLSLSRTESSMLRMWMAGQGTIQISDQMNIKAKTVSSHKGNIKRKIKTHNKQVIYHVVRLTDNVTNGIFVNMR; from the coding sequence ATGTCAACGATCATTATGGATTTATGCAGCTACACCCGGCTAGGGTTAACCGGGTATCTGGCAAGCAGAGGGGTAAGAAAGAGAGACATCAACGACGCACACACCGTTGAGGAGCTCGCAGCCGCTTGTGATGAACTCAAACCAGGCGTGGTGTTTATTAATGAGGACTGTTTCATTCACGATCCAGCCAACAGTCAGCACATTAAGCAAATCATTAATCAGCATCCTAAAACCCTGTTTATTGTTTTTATGGCGATCGCAAATATCCATTTCGATGAGTATTTGTTAGTCCGTAAAAATTTATTGATCAGTTCTAAATCGATAAAACCAGAGTCGCTGGATGACATTCTGGGGGATTATTTGAATAAGGAAGTTAAGAATGTAGGAGCGGTTAACTTACCCACCCTATCATTAAGCAGAACTGAATCAAGCATGCTGCGAATGTGGATGGCCGGGCAAGGAACGATTCAAATTTCAGACCAGATGAATATTAAAGCGAAAACCGTTTCGTCACATAAAGGAAATATTAAAAGGAAGATTAAAACCCATAATAAGCAAGTGATCTACCACGTTGTCCGCCTGACCGATAATGTGACGAACGGGATTTTCGTCAACATGCGTTAG
- the dsrB gene encoding protein DsrB, translating into MKVNDRVTVKTDGGPRRPGVVLAIEEFSEGTMYLVSLEDYPLGIWFFNELGHPDGIFVEKAE; encoded by the coding sequence ATGAAGGTTAACGATCGGGTTACTGTCAAAACGGATGGTGGACCGCGCCGCCCGGGGGTGGTACTGGCAATTGAAGAGTTTAGTGAAGGTACAATGTATCTGGTATCACTGGAAGACTACCCGCTCGGCATCTGGTTCTTTAACGAACTGGGGCATCCGGATGGCATCTTTGTGGAAAAAGCGGAGTAA
- the yodD gene encoding YodD family peroxide/acid resistance protein, with protein MKTDKEYSDTIKREVEVDVDALLAAINEISESEVRRTDDNSDRVIVNGRDYHTYRELAEAFELDIHDFSVSEANR; from the coding sequence ATGAAGACCGATAAAGAGTACAGCGACACCATCAAACGCGAGGTCGAAGTGGATGTCGATGCCCTGTTGGCCGCCATCAATGAGATCAGTGAGTCAGAAGTTCGTCGTACGGATGACAACTCTGACCGGGTCATCGTCAACGGAAGGGATTATCACACCTACCGTGAACTGGCCGAGGCCTTCGAGCTTGATATCCATGACTTTAGCGTGTCTGAAGCGAATCGTTAG
- a CDS encoding mannosyl-3-phosphoglycerate phosphatase-related protein, whose protein sequence is MKRYSQSGAARPSLQDTLLVFSDLDGSLLDIHTYAWQPAMPWLDKLQDFQVPLILCSSKTAAEMQDIQQDLGLEGLPFIAENGAVIQPDVRWEKAQRLTMGMLHRDIRPFIEQIRLQAGYKFTTFDDVDDRVIGEWTGLSRYRSTLARKHEASVTLIWRDTDEKMVQFEEELAQRGLKCLQGARFWHILDARCGKDVAVNWLVAQYREQEGIMPTTLGLGDGPNDAPLLDSVDFAVVIKGINRQGITLRDDNPARVYHTQQAGPAGWHEGLDHFLS, encoded by the coding sequence ATGAAGCGCTATTCGCAATCGGGAGCTGCACGGCCTTCCCTGCAGGACACCCTGCTGGTTTTTTCCGACCTGGATGGTTCGTTGCTGGATATTCATACCTACGCCTGGCAGCCGGCAATGCCCTGGCTGGATAAGCTGCAGGATTTTCAGGTACCGCTCATTCTGTGCAGCAGCAAAACCGCAGCGGAGATGCAGGATATTCAGCAGGATCTGGGCCTCGAGGGGTTACCGTTTATTGCCGAAAACGGCGCGGTCATCCAGCCCGATGTACGTTGGGAGAAGGCGCAGCGCCTTACTATGGGAATGCTCCACCGCGACATTCGCCCGTTCATTGAGCAAATCCGCCTGCAGGCAGGGTATAAATTCACCACCTTTGACGATGTCGATGACCGGGTGATCGGCGAATGGACGGGGCTGAGCCGCTATCGTTCCACGCTTGCGCGTAAACATGAAGCCTCTGTCACGCTCATCTGGCGAGACACCGATGAGAAAATGGTGCAGTTTGAAGAGGAGCTGGCGCAGCGCGGTCTGAAATGCCTGCAGGGTGCCCGCTTCTGGCACATTCTGGACGCCCGCTGCGGAAAGGACGTGGCGGTGAACTGGCTGGTTGCGCAGTATCGCGAACAGGAAGGCATCATGCCCACGACGCTCGGGCTGGGCGATGGTCCGAATGATGCGCCCCTGCTCGACAGCGTCGACTTCGCGGTGGTGATCAAGGGCATTAACCGCCAGGGCATCACGCTGCGCGACGATAACCCTGCCCGGGTGTATCACACGCAGCAAGCAGGACCGGCGGGCTGGCATGAAGGGCTGGATCACTTCTTGTCGTGA
- the dgcQ gene encoding cellulose biosynthesis regulator diguanylate cyclase DgcQ, with protein sequence MQRDTFVVRRTFLQWLHKRSNPGAIVNLCFLVVLVFSTLLTWREVVVLEDAYISSQRNHLETVATSLDRQLQFSVDKLLFFRQSMRDALQTPLAFDVLRAAVTRFNADRSRPFWQLAVDTKRTLPINGVSDAFVEKTTLLNRDDELLDNEVSAALEVGYLLRLASPVMRSEERVVYVSRAGFYLSTETATQTADIIPRYYHLVTQPWFTQQTERNNRARAVLWFITSPSTWTGNERMITASVPIYFDHYWYGVVAMDFSLNTMKRMLADATDDHAEGEYQLYDTRLNMIASSEASTSEANHFDERETAQIAHAIENNTGGGIRLGSRFVSWERLDHFDGVILRVHTLHEGVKGDFGSISIVLALLWALFTAMLLISWLVIRRMVSNMYTLQHSLQWQAWHDPLTRLHNRGALFERAKALAAQCQAQSLPFSVVQIDLDNFKSINDRFGHQAGDKVLSHAAGLIASALRKNDVAGRVGGEEFCVVLPGIGLEEARAVAERIRSRIDSKEILVKKSTTLRISASMGVSCAQEKGNYDFEQLQSIADARLYLAKQRGRNQVVWDDHDKK encoded by the coding sequence GTGCAGCGTGATACCTTTGTTGTAAGACGAACTTTTCTGCAATGGCTGCATAAGCGTAGCAATCCAGGTGCGATTGTTAATCTCTGTTTTCTGGTGGTACTGGTTTTTTCGACCCTCCTCACCTGGCGTGAAGTGGTGGTGCTGGAAGATGCCTATATCTCAAGCCAGCGCAACCATCTGGAAACGGTGGCCACGTCGCTGGACAGACAGCTTCAGTTCAGCGTGGACAAACTGCTTTTTTTTCGCCAGAGCATGCGCGATGCGCTCCAGACGCCGCTGGCGTTTGATGTCCTGCGTGCAGCGGTGACACGCTTCAATGCAGACCGGTCTCGTCCTTTCTGGCAACTTGCCGTGGATACAAAACGTACGCTGCCCATCAACGGCGTATCGGATGCCTTTGTTGAAAAGACCACGCTGCTTAATCGCGACGATGAACTTCTCGATAATGAAGTGTCTGCTGCGCTTGAAGTGGGCTATTTGCTCAGGCTGGCCTCACCGGTCATGCGCAGCGAAGAACGTGTGGTCTATGTCTCCCGCGCCGGGTTTTACCTCTCCACGGAGACAGCGACACAGACTGCCGATATTATCCCGCGCTATTACCATCTGGTGACCCAGCCCTGGTTTACGCAGCAAACGGAACGTAACAACCGTGCGCGCGCGGTGCTGTGGTTTATCACCTCGCCGTCAACCTGGACGGGCAACGAGCGCATGATCACCGCCAGCGTACCCATCTATTTTGACCATTACTGGTACGGCGTGGTGGCGATGGATTTTTCTCTCAATACCATGAAACGGATGCTGGCCGACGCGACGGATGACCACGCCGAGGGCGAATATCAGCTGTATGATACCCGGCTCAATATGATTGCCTCTTCTGAAGCGTCCACAAGCGAGGCCAACCATTTTGATGAGCGTGAAACGGCACAGATTGCGCATGCTATTGAGAACAATACCGGCGGCGGGATCCGGCTCGGCAGCCGTTTTGTCAGCTGGGAGCGGCTCGACCATTTTGACGGGGTTATCCTGCGGGTGCATACCCTGCATGAAGGGGTAAAAGGCGACTTCGGCAGCATCAGTATCGTGCTGGCGCTGCTGTGGGCGCTCTTCACCGCCATGCTGCTGATCTCCTGGCTGGTGATCCGCCGGATGGTCAGCAACATGTACACGCTCCAGCATTCGTTGCAGTGGCAGGCCTGGCACGATCCGCTCACCCGCCTCCATAACCGTGGGGCGCTGTTCGAGCGGGCAAAAGCGCTGGCCGCGCAATGTCAGGCGCAGTCGCTGCCGTTCTCGGTGGTGCAGATCGATCTCGATAATTTTAAAAGCATCAATGACCGCTTCGGCCATCAGGCCGGAGATAAGGTGCTGTCTCATGCGGCGGGGCTGATTGCCAGCGCCCTGCGTAAGAACGACGTTGCCGGGCGCGTGGGCGGGGAAGAGTTTTGCGTGGTCCTGCCGGGTATCGGGCTGGAGGAGGCGAGAGCGGTGGCGGAACGCATTCGCTCACGCATCGACAGCAAAGAGATCCTGGTGAAAAAGAGCACGACGTTGCGTATCAGCGCGTCGATGGGGGTCAGCTGCGCGCAGGAGAAGGGGAATTACGACTTCGAACAACTGCAGTCGATAGCGGATGCCCGGCTGTATCTGGCAAAACAGCGCGGCCGCAACCAGGTGGTCTGGGACGATCACGACAAGAAGTGA
- a CDS encoding YodC family protein — MVFLVSDEVKPKKGGPRMIVTGYSSGMVECRWHDGYSIKREAFREDELQPGDGRQKRDKA, encoded by the coding sequence ATGGTCTTTTTGGTCAGTGATGAAGTTAAGCCTAAGAAGGGCGGCCCACGTATGATTGTCACCGGCTATTCCAGCGGAATGGTGGAGTGTCGGTGGCATGACGGTTACAGCATCAAGCGGGAAGCGTTTCGTGAAGATGAGCTTCAGCCGGGTGACGGGCGGCAAAAGCGTGACAAGGCTTAA